ACGAGACGGCCGCCTCGCGCACGCGTGCGAGATCCTCGTCGCGCAGCGTCTGCGCGTCGAACGTGAGCGCGTACGCCGCCGGCAGCACGAACACCGGCAGCAGCCCCACGCCGTACACGATGATCGCCGCCCGCCGTGGAAGGCCTAACAGCAGCGGCTCCGTTTCCCCGGCACCCGCGGCGGGCAGCGCGAGCGCGAGACAGAAGCCGCCCGCCAGCATCAGGCCCACGAGCGCGAACGCCGCGCCTAACGTGCCGGGCAGGCGTCCGGCGCGCGCCGCGCCGAGCACCATCACACCCACCAGCGCGAGCGGCACGCCGGTCGCCAGCAGCCACGCCGCCCACCCCGGCGGTCCGGCCGTGCGGAACGCGCTCGCGTAGGCCACCGCGATCGCGAGCGTCGCGGCGACCAGCAGCGCGATCGCCACGCGCGTCGCGGGCCCCTGCGCCACCGGGCGCGACGCGCCATGCGCCGTGTCGCGCGGCGCCGCGTACGTGTCGCGCGCCGTCGGATCCATCGTCGTGCTCACCGGAACAGCGCCTCCACCGCATCCGCGTGTCGCGCGGCGACGACCGCGCGCTTGACCTTGAGCGTCGCCGTGAGCTCGCCGGCGCTCTCCCGGAGCTCCCCCGGCACCGCGCGCCACCGCCGCACCTGCTCGTGCGGCGCGAGCGTCGCGTTCACTTCGCGCACGTGCGCGTCGAGCGACGCGTCGTCGGCCGCGGCGCCGTCGCGCAGGAACAGCAGCGCGCCCACGTGCTTGCGGCCGTCGCCGAACACCACCGCCTGCGCGACGCGCGGGTGCTCCGCGAGCCGTCCCTCGATCGGGAGCGGCGCCACCTTCTTGCCCGTCGACAGCGCGAGCAGCTCCTTCTTGCGCCCCGTGATCGCGAGCCGTCCGCGCTCGTCGATCCGCGCCAGATCGCCGGTGCGCAGCCAGCGCCCGTCGTCCGTGAACGCGTCGCGCGTCGCCTCGGGTCGTCCCCAGTAGCCCGCGAACGTCAGCGCGCCGCGGCCGATCAACAGCTCGCCGTCGGCCGCGATGCGGAGCTCCGTGCCGAGCATCGGACGGCCGACGCTGTCGAAGTCGTAGTCGTCCGGACGATGGAACGCGACGCACAGGTGCTCGGTCTGCCCGTACGCCCCGAGCACCGTCACGCCCATCGCGTCGAGCGCTTCCGCGACGTCGGGCGCGAGTGGCGCGCCCCCCGACGTCGCGAGCCGCATCCGGTCGCCGAAGATCGACGCGAGCGGCGCTGCCGCGACGTCGCGCAGCGACGCCCAGGCGCGTTCGAGATCCGCGGGCACCGCGGCGCCCGCGCGCCGCAGCCGCGAGCGATCGACGCCGACGCGGAGCAGCTCGTCCCAGCGCAGGCGCGCCTCGTTAGGCACCGCGGCGCGTGCCGCGAGCAGCGCGTCGCGCGCTCGCTCGTACAGCCGCGGCAGCCCGCCGAACACCGTCGGGCGGAACGTCCGCGCGGCCTCCCACAGCCGCGACGCGTCGGCCACGAGCCCCGCCTCCATCCCCACGACGATCCGCGTGTAGTGGCCGAACACCCGCTCCGCGGCGTGCGCGTACGGCAGCACGGACAGCGAGCTGTCGCCCGCCACGAGCTTCAGCGCGTCCGCGATCGACTCCGCCGACGCGAGCAGGTACTCGTGCGACACGCAGGCGCCCTTCGGCTCCCCCGTCGAGCCGGACGTGTAGATCAGCCCCGCGACGTCGTCGGGCGCCGCGGCGCGCGCACGGCGCGCGATCTCCGCCGCCACCGCCTCGTCGGCCAGCGCGCGCCGGCCGCCGTCGAGCCACTCGTCCCACGTCGCCGCGCTCACGATCCGGCGTCCGTCGCTCGGCGACACCTTCGCGAGCTGCGCGGCGCCGTCGACGAGAAGCACGCGCGCGCCACAGTCGCCGAGCAGCGCATCGGCCTGCGCCGCGGTGCACGTCGGGAACAGCCCGACGACGATCGTGCCGGCGAGCAGCGCGCCGACGTCGACGATCGGCCACAGCGGTGTGTTGCCGGCGAGGATCGCGACCCGGTCTCCGGCGCGCACGCCATCGGAGACCAGCGCCGCCGCGACGCACGCCGCCGCCGATGCCCACTCGCTCCACGTGATCGTCTCGTCCGCCGCCGCGCCGCCGGCCGCCAGCGCGCGCAGCGCCGCGACGTCGGGCGTCGACTCCGCGCGCGCGAGGAACCGCCGCAGCACCGTGTCGTGCGCCAGCGCGTCCGCTCGAACCGGCACCCGCGGCATCTCGCTCGGCGCGTACGCGTTCGCGCGCTCGGCACGCGTCGGCGTGCTCACGCGTCCCTCCAGCGCAGCGCCACGCAGCCCATCGACAGCCCCGCGCCCGACCCGGTGAGCAGCACCAGGTCGCCGTCGCCGAGGCGCCCGGCGCGCGCTGCGTCGTCGAGCGCCATCGGAAGGCACGCCGATCCGGTGTATCCCCACTTGTGCATGACCGTGTGCGCGCGCTCCATCGGCGCGTCGAGCGTGCGCATCACCGTCTCGATCGTCGAGCGGTTCACCTGCGTCCACAGCCACAGGCCGACGTCGTCCACCGATGCGCCCGCGCGCGCGAGCACCGAGCGCGCGATGCGCGGCCATCCTTCCTCGTTCACCGAGGCTGGATACTTCTGCACGAACCGCAGCCGGTTGCGGTATCCCTCGCGCAGCACCGCTTCGGTGATCGGCTCCGCGGTGCCGCCGGCGAACACACCCATCCCCGGCGCCAGTCGTCCGTCGGCGTACAGCTCCGACGCGACGATCCCGTGCGCGCGCGACGCCTCGAGCATCACCGCGCCGGCGCCGTCGGCGAAGATCGTCGACGTCTTCTTGTCGGCGCGGTCGAGGAACTTCGACATCGCGTACGCGCCGACCACCAGCACGCGCGAGTACCGCTCGTCGGCGCGCACGTACTTCCACGCCACGTCGAGCGCCGTCACGAACCCCGCGCAGCCGCTGTTGACGTCGAACGTGCCGGCGCGCCACGCGCCCAACCGCCCCTGTACCACCGCCGACGTCGCCGGCGACACGTACTCCGGCGTGTCGGTCGCGACGATGAGCAGGTCCACGTCCTCGGCGGCGACGCCCGCATCGTTCAGCGCGCGTCGTGCCGCCCGCTCCGCGAGGTCGGCGGTCGACTCGTCGTCCGCGCACCACCGCCGCTCGCGGATGCCTAACGTGTTCGACACGAAGTCGTCGACGTCGGTGCCCAGCGCCGCGGAGAGCTCCGCGTTCGTCACCACGCGCGCCGGCGCGTACGAGCCCGTGCCCGTGATCGCGGCGTGGCGCACGCCGGCGGAGGATCCGTTCGCCGTCACGAGACCGGCCCCGACGTCCCGCGCGCCACCAGCTTCACGGGCAGCAGTGCGGCACGCGCGCGCGGCGGCTCGCCGCCGAGCTGTCGCACGAGCAGGCGCGCGGCGCGTGCCCCGAGCTCGCGCGCCGGCACCGCGACCGTCGTGAGCTCCGGCGTCACGAGGCGCGCCATCTCGATGTCGTCGCACCCGACGATCGACAGCTCCGCGGGCACGCGCACTCCTGCCGCCGCGCAGCGCTTCAGCGCGCCGATCGCGACGAGATCGTTCGCGCAGAACACCGCCGTCGGCCGCGTGCGCTCGGCGAGCAGCGCGCGCATCGCCTCGTCGCCACCGCGGACGGTGGCCGGCGCGCGCCGCAGCATCGGCGACGGCAGCGACAGCCCCGCCTCGCGCAGCCGCTGCACGAACCCGCGCTCGCGCATCCGGAACGCGTGGACGTCCGCCGCCGGCCCGATGAACGCGAGCCGCGTGTGGCCGAGCGCGAGCAGGTGCGTCGTCGCCTGTCGACCCGCGTCGAGCGCGTCGCTCGCCACGCCGGGCCACTGCTCGCTCGGCTCGTCGACGAGCACCACGTTCAGGCCGGCGAGCGCGTCCTCGTCGAGCGCGGCCGCGTTCACCGCGTCGATGATCACGCCGTCGATCTGTCGGCTGACCAGCGTCGCGAGGTGCTCGCCGGCCGGGCGCTCCGCGGCGCCGCAGAGCAGCAGCGCGTACCCCGCCGCTCCGGCCACGCGCTCGGCGCCGCTCACGACGTCGGCGAAGAACGGGTTCCGCAGGTCCGGGACGATGACGCCCAGCGCGAACGACCGGCCGCGGGCGAGGCCACGGGCGAGCACGTTCGGTCGGTAGCCGAGCGCGTGCGCGGCGGCGAGGACCCGGGCGCGCGTTGCGGGCGCGACGCGGGCGGTGGGATGGTTGCCGAGGACGAGCGACGCCGTGGGCTGTGACACACCGGCCGCGCGCGCGACGTCGCGGACGGTCACCCGCGCGCCGGCCCCGGTGGCAGGGGCGGTCGGCGGCACGCCCGTGGCCGCGGCGTCGGAGAGGGATCGCGACGCGGGCCGGGGGGTCATCGGCAAATGCGTATTGGCATCGGGGTGCTAATACGCATTGGCACTCGACCGTTGTCAAGAGCGGGCGCGATTCCCGGGCGCTGTACCGGCTCCGCCGACCGCCGCGTGCGCCACCCGCGCCGCGGCGGCGTTAGGTTTGCGCTCGGTACCCTCCCGATGACCAGCTCTCCCGCGCCCGTTCCGTCGCCGTCGCCGCGCACGCCCCTCGTGGGCCCGTCGCCGAACCAGACGATGGAGCTCCCCGCCTATGCCCCCGGGGAGCTGCTCGACGTCCCGTCGCCCGACATCACGCTCCCCACCCGCGGCATCCGGCCACGGCGGCACAGCCGGGTCCAGCGCATCCTGATCGCGCTGTCGGGGGGCACGCTCCTCATCGTCATCGGCGGCGTCCTCGCGCTCGCCACGCTGCTCTCTCCCCTCGGCGCCCGCTCCGCGGCACGCCGTCTCGCCGAGCAGGAGCTGCGGAGCGAGCTGGAGGAGGGGGAGCACGTCATCGGCCAGGCGTACGTCTCGCAGCGGAACTGGTGGGACAACTTCCGTGAGTCGTTCGGCGTCCTCGCCGCCACCGACCGGCGGCTGCTGTTCGTCGGCGTCCCGCCGGCGAGCTGGCTGCGCCGCAGCGAGGACGACGGCCCGCCGGAGCTCCGCGTCCAGAGTCTCTCGTACGACGCGCCGTTCACGGCGCAGACACGCCGCATCCTGCTCTTTCCTGGCGTCGTGATCCAGACGACGAGCGGCGACCTCACGTTCCTCGTCCCGCGGGGCGAGGCGAGCCGCGTCGACGAGATCGAGCGCGTCGTCGAGCGGGCGCAGGTCGCGCAGAGCCAGGCCACGCAGCAGGAGCAGCTCGGCCGCATCGCGCCGCCGCCGCCGCCGCCACCGGTCTACGTCACGCATGTCGTGCACAGCGGCGAGTCGGTCACGTCCATCGCGCGCACCTACCGCACGACCCCCGACGTGATCCGCCAGCTGAACCGCCTGCCGACCGACCGCATCCGCATCGGCCAGCGCCTCCGCGTCCCGCAGGCGCCTAACGCCGCCCCCCCACAGCCGCAGCCGGCGAACGTGCCGTGACGGCTGCTGCAGCTACTGGTTCAGGATCAGCGCGAACATCAACGGCGCCACGATCGACGCGTCGCTCTCGATCACGTACATCGGCGTCTCCCCGCCGAGCTTCCCCCACGTGATCTTCTCGTTCGGCGGCGCGCCCGAGTAGCCGCCGTAGCTCGTCGTCGCCTCGCTGATCTGACAGAAGTAGCCCCACAGCGGCACGTTCTCGCGCTGCAGGTCCTGGTGCAGCATCGGCACCACGCAGATCGGGAAGTCGCCCGCGATCCCGCCGCCGATCTGGAAGAAGCCTAACGAGTGCTCCGCCGTCAGCGACGTGTACCAGTCGGCGAGCCACACCATGTACTCGATCCCCGAGCGCACGGTGTGCACGTTCTTCACCTCGCCCGTGATCACGTGCGACGCGTACATGTTGCCCGTCGTCGAGTCCTCCCAGCCGGGCGTCACGATCGGCAGGTTCTTCTCCGCCGCCGCGATCATCCACGAGTCCTTCGGATCGATCTGGTAGTACTGCTCCAGCTTTCCCGCGCGCAGGATCCGATAGTAGAACTCGTGTGGGAAGTACCGTTCCCCCGCCGCGTCCGCCGCCATCCACTCCTCGAGCACCACCTTCTCGAGGCGGCGCATCGCCTCCGCCTCCGGGATGCACGTGTCGGTCACGCGGTTCATGTGCCGCTGGAGCAGCGCCTCCTCCTCCTTGATTGACAGCGTGCGGTAGTGCGGCACGCGCTCGTACGCGTCGTGCGCCACGAGGTTGAACAGATCCTCCTCGAGGTTCGCGCCTGTGCAGCTGATCGCGTGCACCTTGTCCTGCCGGATCATCTCGGCGAGCGAGATCCCGAGCTCCGCCGTGCTCATCGCGCCGGCGAGCGTGACGAGCATCTTCCCGCCCTTGTCGAGATGGCGGACGTAGCCGTCGGTCGCGTCGATCAGCGCGGCGGCGTTGAAGTGCCGGAAGTTGTGTCGCAGGAACTGCGAGACGGGCCCGTTCGCGTTCGGCATGGCAGTTAGGCGGTGGTGAGTTCGACGGCGGAATCTAATCGCGACCGCCCGCTGGATTGCTAGCGCGGCTCCGCGTGCTGTCGCCGTGCTCGCGCCGCGCCGCGAGCCAGCGCGCCTCCTGCGCCGCCGCGCGTCCGACCGCGTGCATCATGAGCGTCACCGGTGACCGCGCGCCGAACGCGCCCGCGATCGCCCACAGCGCCCGCGGCGGGAACGTGCGGCCGTGCCCCGTGCGCGCGATCGCGTACACCGGCTCCCACCACTCCGGCTGGAACTTCGCCTTGAATGCGTCGAGTCCGTCGAAGTTGTAGAACCGTCGCCCGTGCGCGCGCACCCAGCGAAGCACCAGCCGCAGCCACGTCGCGTCGCTCGTCTGCCGCGGACCGAAGCGCGACAGCGGCGCGAGTCCGAGCGTCACGTACTCCGCGCTGTGTGCCGCCATGCGCTGCACCGCCGCGTCGAGCAGCAGCTCGATCGTGCCGTTCACCGCCGCCCGCCCGCGCACGAACTGCTCCACGAGCCACCCGCGCCGCGCGGGAACCGGCGACGTCACGACGAATGCGGTCACCGCGCCGCCGCGACGCGCGACGAACACGAGGCGATCCTCCAGCCGATCCAGCGTCTGCGGCTCCACCAGGAAGTGCAGCGGCGGCAGCCCTCGCGTCGACAGCCACTCGTCGAGCACGCGACGCAGCGCGGCGCGATCGGCGTCCGCGCCCGGTCGCCACTCCTCCACCACGACGTCCTTGTTGCGCGCGCGGTTCACCTGCGCGCGCAGCGACGACCGCGACCGCACGATCTCCACGAACCCGGTCGGCCGCCACGCCGGCTGCGCGCCGAGCGCCAGCAGCGCGTGTCGCGAGCTCCCGCCGAGCACCTGCTCCAGCCGCGCCTCCGCGCCGAAGTAGCAGACGTGGTCCCCCGCCGCGGTGCTGGCCCGCTCGAACTCCTCGACCACCGACGCGAGCCGGTCCGCCGCGCACACCGGTGCGCCCGCGACGACCCGCGTGCGCGCGTGGCGCACGTAGCCCACCACCGCGTCGCCCCCCGCCGCGAACCAGTGCTGGATCCCCGGGTTCACGATCTGGTACGCGGTCGCGTTCCAGCCGTGCGCCAGCACCAGCTCGCGCACGCGCTGCACGGGTGCCGGCCAGCGTGGCGCGTCGAGTGCGGTGTCGGCTGACACGTGCGTTCGTGCGTGCGCGGTGAGCGTCGCCGTCAGGCGAGCAGCGCCCGCAGCAGCCCGCGCGGCGAGATCACGCGCGACGGCTCCACGGTCTCGTTCAGCATGCCGGAGAACGCCGCACGCAGACGCGGCCGATGGCGGGCGCGCCAGAACAGCGCGTCGGCGAGGCCGGGCACGGCGATCCACCGCTGCGCCGCCTCGTAGCCCGCGTACTTCGGCCGCAGCTCGCGCGCGAGCCGCTCGCTGTACGCCGCGAGCGGTGTCGTGGTCCCCGCACGCAGCGCCGCGTCCGCGAGCGACGCGCCGATCGCCGCCGTCTCCATCGCCTTGCCGATTCCCTCGCCCGTGAGCGGATACGTGCTGCCCACCGCCTCGCCGACCGCGAATACCGCGCCCCCGCCGTGCGGCCGCGCGCCGGTGAGCCCATAGCGCAGCAGCGCGCCGCGCACCGCCTCGCGCCGCGCCTCGGCGCGCACGAGTGCCCTGCCTAACGGAAATGCGTCGAGGAACACGCCGAGCATCGCGCGCAGGTCCGTGTCCGGGGTCGCGGTGCCCGTGACCACGCCGCAGCCGACGTTGAACGTCCCGCCGCCCATCGGGAAGATCCATCCGTAGCCGGGAAGGATGTGGCGATCGAACGACACCACGAGCCGGTCCAGCGGATGGTCCGAGTGCACGTACGTCCGGATCGCGACGGCGCTCGGCGCGGGCCGCTCCAGCATGCCGCAGCGCTCCAGCAGCGAGACGTTCGCGCCCGTGGCGATGCACGCTAGCCGCGCGCGCAGCTCGCCGCCGCCGGCGAGCCGCAGCGTCGTCCCGCTCTCGCCGGCGTCGTCGATCTCCGTGACCATGCCCTGCACGAGCGTCGCGCCGGCCTCCGTCGCCGCGGCGACGAGCTCCGCGTCGAGCACCGCGCGCCGGATCGTCAGCAGGTCGGTGTCGATGTCGACCGACATGCGATAGGGCCCGTACACCGTGCCCACCGTCCACCGCGCGGCCTTGGCCTCCACGCGCGCCAGCAGCCCGTACCGCGCGAGCAGCGCCAGCGCGTCGGGAATCAGCGCGTCGCCGCACGCCTTGTCCCGCGGGAAGCGCCGGCGGTCCACCAGCAGCACGCGGCGGCCCGCGCGCGCGAGTATCAGCCCGGCGATCGCGCCGGCTGGTCCCGCCCCGACGACGGCGACGTCCCACACCTCCGGATCGGTTGGCATGCGCGCAAAGCTGACGATGCCGTCGCCCCTCCGAAAGATCGCCGCACCGGGCTGGGGGCACAAAAAAACGCGCCCCAGCGAACTGCGTGCTGGGGCGCGGGTATTTCGGGAATGGGCCTGGGAGGAGTTGAACCTCCGACCTCACGCTTATCAGGCGTGCGCTCTAACCACCTGAGCTACAGGCCCGTGGTAGAGGGTTAAGTGTAGTTTGTACCATGGCATAGGTCAATCGGGAGTAGTTACCGTGGTCGACCGTGGCCCGTCTCCTGCCTGTGAACGCGTTGCAGAATCGCTTGCCCGGATGCAACTTGCGCCATGCGCACGTCGACCTCTTGCCGGCTCAGGCCGGCACGAGGCTCATCCGGCTCGCGAGTCGCCCTCGACAGCCGTGGCCGCGCCCGACCTCCGAGTGGTGCGGCGCGTGCCCCAGACGTTGCGGACGCGTCCCGAGCGTTCTCCCACCGTGATGCGCGCGCCGGCGGCCTTCCCTCTCTCTGACGCGGATGCTTGACGGACCCAAGATCGGTCTGCTCGTTCTGGCCATCGTACTCCCGCTCGTGATCCTCGGGATCTACCTGGTCGAACGGCGACACGGCGGACGCGGGCGGCGCCGCGAGCGCGAGCCCCAGCGCCTGCCGCTGTTCGGGACCGACCAGCTGGCGATCCGCTCGGCCGACGGCACGTTCGAGGAGGAGGAGGACGACGCTCCCCGGCGTCCGATCCCGCCGATCTCGCACGCGCCGCAGGTCGCCGCCCCGAAGTCGGTCGTGCCCGCGTCGAGCAATGGCCGGTCGTACCACGCGCCCCCGCCGCCCGCGGCCCCCCTGCGCCCGCCGACGCCGCGCGACGGCTATCACGCGATGCCCGCCCCCGCCGCGAGCGCGATCACGGCCACGGCCGAGCGCCCGTCCGTGCCCGCGCCTCGGCCGCTCCCCACGCCGGCGGGCATGCCGGACCTCGCGCTCATCGAGGGCGAGACGTTGCGCTTCGCGATCCCGACCGACGGCGCGGTCGAGTTCATCCCCGGCCGGCTCGAGATCGTCGCCGGGCCCGAGGCCGGACGCGAGATCCGGTTCGTCCGCACGACCGGCGAGGAGAACGTCGAGGTCACGTTCGGCCGCAGCGAGGGGCCGCCGAACCGCCACGTGCAGATCCTCGCGCGCACGGTCAGCCGTCGCCACGCCGTGATGTCGCTCATCGACGAGCACTGGCAGCTGACGAACCTCTCGTCGACCAACCCGGTCGTGCTGAACGGCCGTGTGCTCGCCGGCAACGAGGTCGCGCCCCTCCTCGTCGAGGGCGATCGGATCGAGATGGGCGAGGTGGCGTTCGTCTTCCACGACGACTGAGCGGGCGCCTCGCCCGCTCGCTCGAACCGATGACCGAAACAGCCCTCGGCGGAGAGCTCGCGCAGCTAACGGCTGAGTACGAGATCCTCGGCGAGCTCGGTCGCGGCGGTAGCGCCGTCGTCTATCGCGCCCGCGACCGCAGCCTCGGGCGCGACGTCGCGATCAAGGTCGTCCACCCCCGCCCGCTCTCCCCCGACGACGACGCCGTCGCCCGCCTCGCCCGCGAGGCGCGCACCGTCGCGCAGCTCCAGCACCCGAACATCGTCACGGTGTTCGCGGTCAAGCGGCTCTCCGGCGGCGGGCTCGCCCTCGTGATGCAGCTCGTCCCGGGGCGCACGCTGAAGGCGATCGTCCAGCAGGACGGCCCCGTGGAGCCCGAGCGATGCCAGCGCATCCTGCGCGACGTCGCGGAGGCGCTCGCGTACGCGCACGCGCGCGGCGTCGTGCACCGCGACGTGAAGCCCGAGAACATCTTCGTCGACGAGGACACCGGGCGCGCGCTCCTCTCGGACTTCGGGATCGCGCGGTCCGACGAGCACGAGTCGATGACGCTCACCGGCACGGCAATCGGCACGCCGTTCTACATGTCGCCGGAGCAGATCGACGGCGGCGCGATCGACGGGCGCTCGGATCTCTACAGCCTCGGTCTGGTCGCCTGGGAGATGCTGACCGGCCGCCGCCCGTGGGACGGCGAGAGCCTGTACAACGTCATCTTCAAGCAGAAGCACGAGGAGCTGCCGCCGATCGAGGCGCTGCGCTCCGGCGTGCCGCTGCGCCTGCAGTACATCATCGACCGGATGCTGCAGAAGAAGGCCGCCGCGCGCTGGGCTGGCGCCGAGGGCCTGCTCGCCCAGCTCGCGCACACCGTGCTGCCCGGCGACTACGGCCGGTGGCAGGCGGCGCTCCGCAAGCGCGTCGAGAAGTACCGCGCGGAGCTCAAGGAACGTGAGCGCACGGCCGCCGACGCCGTCGCAGGCGGCACGTCCGGTGGGCTGATCGCGTCGACCATGCGCTTCGTGCGCGTCGCCACCGGTCGCTTCGACACGCGTCGCGCCGAGCCGTCGCGGGCGGACGCGCAGGCGCTCTCCGACACGATGGCGGTGTCGCGCGGCGCGCTCGACGCGCTCCCGATCGCGACGGCGCCGGTTCTCGACGCCGCGGCCGTTCCCGTCGCCGTTGAGCGCCCGGTGCCCGCGTGGCGCGCACCGTTCCGACGGCCTAACGCTCTGTCGACTCCCGCGCGCGTACGCACGGAAGAGCCGATCGTTCCCCCGAGCTGGGAGGTGCGGCCGCGACGCACCGGTCGTCGGCTGGTCCTCGGTGCGCTCGCCGTGGGCCTCGTCGCGGCCGCGGTGCTCGGAGCGATGCATCCCGCCTGGGTGCGCGAGCACGCGTCCGCACTCGGTGCTCGACTCGCGGTGCTCGATCCGCGGACGCCGCCGACGGATGCGCGTGTCTCGCTCGTTGCTGCCGTGACAGCCGACCCGCAAACGCCTGCCGGCGCCGCGGCGGACAGTCCGACCGCCGCCGCGCTCACCGGTGCCGCGCCGACGAGCATCGGCACGCTGCCGCACTCCGTGCTCTCGCTCGGCGCGCGCCACACGTGCGCGGTCACGATCGACGGCGCCGCGCACTGCTGGGGCGCCAACGAGCGCGGACAGCTCGGCGACGGCACGGCGCAGCGACAGATCGCGCCCGTGCGCGTCGCCGCCGAGCTCACGTTCGCGAGCATCGCCGCGGGCTCGTCGCAGAGCTGCGGCGTCACGCGGACGGGCGACGTCTACTGCTGGGGGAACGACGCCTCCGGCCAGCTCGGTGACGCGACGACGGTGCGCCGCAACGCCCCCGTGCGCGTCGCCGGTCCTGGCGTGTATCGCAGCGCGACGAGCGGCGACGCGCATTCGTGCGCCCTCACCGTCGAGGGCATGGTGCACTGCTGGGGCGCGAACGGGCACGGCCAGCTCGGCGACGGCACGACGCGGGCGCACACCGTACCGACGCCGATCGGCGCCGTGCCCGCGCGCTTCGTACAGGTCGCCGCGGGCGCGATGCACACGTGTGCGCTCACGACCGAGGGCGTCGCGTATTGCTGGGGTGCCAACGATCGCGGGCAGC
This DNA window, taken from Gemmatirosa kalamazoonensis, encodes the following:
- a CDS encoding LacI family DNA-binding transcriptional regulator, encoding MTPRPASRSLSDAAATGVPPTAPATGAGARVTVRDVARAAGVSQPTASLVLGNHPTARVAPATRARVLAAAHALGYRPNVLARGLARGRSFALGVIVPDLRNPFFADVVSGAERVAGAAGYALLLCGAAERPAGEHLATLVSRQIDGVIIDAVNAAALDEDALAGLNVVLVDEPSEQWPGVASDALDAGRQATTHLLALGHTRLAFIGPAADVHAFRMRERGFVQRLREAGLSLPSPMLRRAPATVRGGDEAMRALLAERTRPTAVFCANDLVAIGALKRCAAAGVRVPAELSIVGCDDIEMARLVTPELTTVAVPARELGARAARLLVRQLGGEPPRARAALLPVKLVARGTSGPVS
- a CDS encoding FHA domain-containing protein, whose protein sequence is MLDGPKIGLLVLAIVLPLVILGIYLVERRHGGRGRRREREPQRLPLFGTDQLAIRSADGTFEEEEDDAPRRPIPPISHAPQVAAPKSVVPASSNGRSYHAPPPPAAPLRPPTPRDGYHAMPAPAASAITATAERPSVPAPRPLPTPAGMPDLALIEGETLRFAIPTDGAVEFIPGRLEIVAGPEAGREIRFVRTTGEENVEVTFGRSEGPPNRHVQILARTVSRRHAVMSLIDEHWQLTNLSSTNPVVLNGRVLAGNEVAPLLVEGDRIEMGEVAFVFHDD
- a CDS encoding DUF2156 domain-containing protein, whose protein sequence is MSADTALDAPRWPAPVQRVRELVLAHGWNATAYQIVNPGIQHWFAAGGDAVVGYVRHARTRVVAGAPVCAADRLASVVEEFERASTAAGDHVCYFGAEARLEQVLGGSSRHALLALGAQPAWRPTGFVEIVRSRSSLRAQVNRARNKDVVVEEWRPGADADRAALRRVLDEWLSTRGLPPLHFLVEPQTLDRLEDRLVFVARRGGAVTAFVVTSPVPARRGWLVEQFVRGRAAVNGTIELLLDAAVQRMAAHSAEYVTLGLAPLSRFGPRQTSDATWLRLVLRWVRAHGRRFYNFDGLDAFKAKFQPEWWEPVYAIARTGHGRTFPPRALWAIAGAFGARSPVTLMMHAVGRAAAQEARWLAARREHGDSTRSRASNPAGGRD
- a CDS encoding 3-oxoacyl-ACP synthase III family protein; protein product: MRHAAITGTGSYAPARVVTNAELSAALGTDVDDFVSNTLGIRERRWCADDESTADLAERAARRALNDAGVAAEDVDLLIVATDTPEYVSPATSAVVQGRLGAWRAGTFDVNSGCAGFVTALDVAWKYVRADERYSRVLVVGAYAMSKFLDRADKKTSTIFADGAGAVMLEASRAHGIVASELYADGRLAPGMGVFAGGTAEPITEAVLREGYRNRLRFVQKYPASVNEEGWPRIARSVLARAGASVDDVGLWLWTQVNRSTIETVMRTLDAPMERAHTVMHKWGYTGSACLPMALDDAARAGRLGDGDLVLLTGSGAGLSMGCVALRWRDA
- a CDS encoding deoxyhypusine synthase family protein: MPNANGPVSQFLRHNFRHFNAAALIDATDGYVRHLDKGGKMLVTLAGAMSTAELGISLAEMIRQDKVHAISCTGANLEEDLFNLVAHDAYERVPHYRTLSIKEEEALLQRHMNRVTDTCIPEAEAMRRLEKVVLEEWMAADAAGERYFPHEFYYRILRAGKLEQYYQIDPKDSWMIAAAEKNLPIVTPGWEDSTTGNMYASHVITGEVKNVHTVRSGIEYMVWLADWYTSLTAEHSLGFFQIGGGIAGDFPICVVPMLHQDLQRENVPLWGYFCQISEATTSYGGYSGAPPNEKITWGKLGGETPMYVIESDASIVAPLMFALILNQ
- a CDS encoding NAD(P)/FAD-dependent oxidoreductase, whose translation is MPTDPEVWDVAVVGAGPAGAIAGLILARAGRRVLLVDRRRFPRDKACGDALIPDALALLARYGLLARVEAKAARWTVGTVYGPYRMSVDIDTDLLTIRRAVLDAELVAAATEAGATLVQGMVTEIDDAGESGTTLRLAGGGELRARLACIATGANVSLLERCGMLERPAPSAVAIRTYVHSDHPLDRLVVSFDRHILPGYGWIFPMGGGTFNVGCGVVTGTATPDTDLRAMLGVFLDAFPLGRALVRAEARREAVRGALLRYGLTGARPHGGGAVFAVGEAVGSTYPLTGEGIGKAMETAAIGASLADAALRAGTTTPLAAYSERLARELRPKYAGYEAAQRWIAVPGLADALFWRARHRPRLRAAFSGMLNETVEPSRVISPRGLLRALLA
- a CDS encoding LysM peptidoglycan-binding domain-containing protein → MTSSPAPVPSPSPRTPLVGPSPNQTMELPAYAPGELLDVPSPDITLPTRGIRPRRHSRVQRILIALSGGTLLIVIGGVLALATLLSPLGARSAARRLAEQELRSELEEGEHVIGQAYVSQRNWWDNFRESFGVLAATDRRLLFVGVPPASWLRRSEDDGPPELRVQSLSYDAPFTAQTRRILLFPGVVIQTTSGDLTFLVPRGEASRVDEIERVVERAQVAQSQATQQEQLGRIAPPPPPPPVYVTHVVHSGESVTSIARTYRTTPDVIRQLNRLPTDRIRIGQRLRVPQAPNAAPPQPQPANVP
- a CDS encoding AMP-dependent synthetase/ligase, which translates into the protein MSTPTRAERANAYAPSEMPRVPVRADALAHDTVLRRFLARAESTPDVAALRALAAGGAAADETITWSEWASAAACVAAALVSDGVRAGDRVAILAGNTPLWPIVDVGALLAGTIVVGLFPTCTAAQADALLGDCGARVLLVDGAAQLAKVSPSDGRRIVSAATWDEWLDGGRRALADEAVAAEIARRARAAAPDDVAGLIYTSGSTGEPKGACVSHEYLLASAESIADALKLVAGDSSLSVLPYAHAAERVFGHYTRIVVGMEAGLVADASRLWEAARTFRPTVFGGLPRLYERARDALLAARAAVPNEARLRWDELLRVGVDRSRLRRAGAAVPADLERAWASLRDVAAAPLASIFGDRMRLATSGGAPLAPDVAEALDAMGVTVLGAYGQTEHLCVAFHRPDDYDFDSVGRPMLGTELRIAADGELLIGRGALTFAGYWGRPEATRDAFTDDGRWLRTGDLARIDERGRLAITGRKKELLALSTGKKVAPLPIEGRLAEHPRVAQAVVFGDGRKHVGALLFLRDGAAADDASLDAHVREVNATLAPHEQVRRWRAVPGELRESAGELTATLKVKRAVVAARHADAVEALFR